In Actinotignum schaalii, the sequence GTGGCCGATATGCAGCGAGCCAGAGACCGTGGGCGGCGGGGTATCTACTGAAAATACTTCGGAACGGGTGGCGGTGCGGTCGAAAGCATAGGTGCCTTCTTCTTCCCACCGTTTGCCCCAGGTAGTTTCAAGACCGTCGAGAGTGGCACGGTCCGGTACCTCCGTGTGATCGAGGAGTTCGGACTCTTGGTTAAAACTAGTCATGGGGCTATTGTTTCACGCCCCGTGCGCTGCGGGAAACTGCGCCATACGTGAGAGGGGCGACGGCGCAGCTACGGCGCGGTGCCCGGGCGCCGTTATGGTGCTCTCCGGCGCCGTCGGGATGGGAGGCTGGCGCCGTGGGTGCGCCGGTGCTGCCGGCGGGGCGCAGCCCCGTTAGCGGCTGGTATCAGGTTCCACTAGGTGGGCGCGCAACAGCTCAAAAACAGCCGGGTCAATCCCGTGCCCGAGGAGGTACTCGCGCGCCCCGCCAGCCGCTTCGATGCGCACCGTGGCGGCGCTCAAAGCTTCTTCGGTCACGTACACGGCGCGGTGCGCGGCGGCCCCCGGGATATATTCGCGCCCCATCACGAAGGCAAGATCCTCCTGGTAGCTTTCGCCCAGTGCCGTGGCGGAAGTGAGGTAATCAGCCAAGATTGTTTCGCGGCTCGCCCCGAGGATGGAGAGGATAAGCCCGGTAACTACCCCGGTGCGGTCCTTACCGGCGGTGCAGTGGATGAGCACCCCGCCTTCGTCCGATAGCTCCGCCGCCGCGGTGACCGCCTGCGCCAATTGCCCACCGAAATTTCGAGCCATGTGCATGTACAGGTCGGCAAGCTCAGACCACTCCAGATGGGCAAGCTGATTATTGAAAATAGGCACGGAGGCAACGCTCACTCCGTAATCTGCCCAATTGGTGGTGCCGGCGCGTTCAGCGTCGTCGCGCAAATCAATAACGCCGGTAATACCCTGTTCTCTCAAAAAATCTCCCAGGCTGTCATCGTGGCGGAACGCCGCGGAGGAACGCAGCAGGGCGCGCTCGCGGATATGCCCGCCGACCACCGGGGTGCCGCCCAGGGAACGGAGATTATGCAGGCCGAGGGGCAGGCGTGGGGAAGTCATCACTGTCCTTTCGATCCGGTGCCAAGTGTGTTTTCCAGGAGGTAGGAACCCGGGCCGTCCCAGGCCAGCGGGTCGCTCGGGCTCCAGCCGGGCCGCCCGGCGCGCCTCCCGATAGCCACTACTTCTTCCGGACTATACGCAAAGATTTCCTCGCCCGGCTCTATGCCGCCAGACGGCGCGGCCACGGAGCCATCCAGGTAGGTAATATCTTGCTGGATACTGGCTTCGCTTAGCTGCACCACCGAAAAAGCTGAACGGGCTCGCGCGCTTTCCCATTCAGGACCCCGCCCGAGCGTGATTTCATTGGCGAGGGCGGGGCCAACCACCACCGGCACCCCGCCAGCGCGCCCACGCCCGGCCAGATGGTAGTGGCCCGCAAGTACGAGGTCGGGCGCTACCTCCCAGGATTGGAAACCCTGCGCCAGGCGCGGGGCGTCCATGAGGCGCAGCGCCCCGTGGAGCACCGTGGGGGCAGCCAACGGCGGGTGATGGAGGACGAGAACGGAGCGGAGCGGAGCGTCGGCCGCCCCGTGGACGTGCCCGCCGGCGCCGGCCGGTGACGGCGCACCGCCCGCAGTGGGTGCCCCGCTCGCCGTGGACGCCTCGCCCACAGTGGGCGCGACATCGGCGTTGGTTACAGCCTCCTCGATACGGTGAATCTGTTCACCGAGGTAGCCGAAGCCGCGCCCGGGAACGGAGCTGTCTGCCGCAACGAAGCGCCAACGCGCGTCTCCCACAGTGATATCGGTGATGGAAAAAATCGGGTCCAGGGGCGCACCGGGCAGGCCGAGAGCCTCGCGCATCGCCGCGCGCCGGTCATGATTCCCGCAGGCCCAAATCACCGGCGCACCCCACCGTTGCGCGAGCGGGGCGAGGGTCTGGGCCGCGAAGATGTAGGACGCAGGGGTGCCGTCATCGGAAATATCCCCCGAGACCACGATGGCGTGGCAGGGCGCGAGCTCGCCGGCGCCGGCCACGGCCGCTTCCAGTAGTCCGGAGGTGTCAATTTTTCCGTAATGGCGGGCGCGCTCGGCTAGAAGATGGGTATCGGACAGGTGCAGGATTCGCAGGCTCATAGGTTATCGTCTCCCTCGGATGGCGTGGCGGGTACGGCGGGCGTGGCGGGTATGGCGGACGTGGCGGGTATGGCGGACGTGGCGGATACGGCGGGCGCGGTAGGCACGGCGGGCACGGTGCGTGGCGCGGCGTTCTCCGGTCGTGGCGCTTCAGGCAGCAGCGGCACTGCCGCGATAAGTTCCCGGGTGGCCGGGTGGTGCGGGTGCTCCAGTACCTGCGCCGTGGGCGCATATTCGACGACGGTGCCCCCGCGCAGCACCAGGGTGTCCTCGCACAGATTCTGGACAATGCCCAAGTCATGGGAGATGACAATGAGGGTGAGATCCAGGCGGGCGCGTAGGTCATGGAGCAGCTCGAGGACGGTGGCTCGTACCGACACGTCGAGGGCGGATACGGGCTCATCAGCAATAAGAACCTTGGGCTGGCAGGCCACGGCGCGTGCAATTGCCACCCGCTGGCGTTGCCCACCCGAAAGCTCATGCGGATAACGCGAGCCCCACTCCGGGTTGAGATCCACGGCGGCCAGCGCATCACGCACCATCTCCCGGTGTTTGCCGGGAACTCGCAGCAGGCGTAGCGGTTCTTCAATAATCCGGCCCACCGTCATGCGCGGATTGAGGGAAGCGAAAGGATCTTGCAGCACCAGTTGGACTTCGTGGCGCAGCCGGGTTACCCCGAGCTTCCCGTAGCGCACCTCCTGGCCTCGGTAGGTGATTGATCCGCCGCTCGGCTCAAGTAGGCCGAGCATCATGCGGCTAAGCGTGGTTTTCCCCGAGCCGGATTCGCCGATAATTCCCAGCGACCGCCCCGCTCGCACCTCGATAGACGTGGGTGCCAGGGCCAGGGTGCTCCCGTAAGATTTAGTGACATTTTGGCAGCTGAACAGCACATCCCCGGCTTCGACGGGCCAGTCCTTTTCCAACGGGGCACGGGAGGTCATGCGCAGGGCGGCCTCGCGCGGATCCCAAGTTTTTTCCGGTGTGCTTGTCATGATTGGTCACCTCCGGGCACCAGCGAGCTTCGCGGATCACCCACCTGCGTATCGCCGCCCCGCAGTGCCGGGCGCTGCAAACTAGTGGCGCGGGCCGCAGCCACGAGGCCCTGGGTATAGGGATGGACGGGGCGGAGCAAAATATCCTCGGCGCTACCTTCTTCCACCAATTCGCCCCGGCGCAATACAAGGATACGTTCGGAGGTGTGGTAAGCCACCGCCATATCGTGGGTGATCATAAGAACGGCGGTGCCGTGCTCGCGGGCGGCATCATCCATGAGCTGCAAAATATGGGCCTGCACCGTGGCATCCAGGGCGGTTGTTGGTTCGTCGGCGATCAGGAGGGCAGGTGCCAAACTCATCGCCATGGCAATAACCACGCGTTGGCGTTGCCCACCGGAAAGCTCATGGGGAAAGCGGTTAATAATATGCTCGGGGCTGGGGAGCTCAACCATGCGGGCCAGCTCGCTGGCCCGCTGCGTCGTCGCCGATTTTTTTAATCCCGTATGAATACGCGAGGCCGCCACCAACTGGTGCTTAATGCGCACCACCGGATTGAGCGCCGTATGTGGTTCCTGGAAAATACAGCCGATACGGCGCCCTCGAATTTTCTGGAACTCCGTATCCGAAGCGCCCACCAATTCGCGCCCCTCGAAACGAATCGAACCGGTCACGTGTGCGGCCCGGGGGAGGAGCCCCTGGATCGTCATTGCCGTCATCGATTTTCCGGACCCGGATTCCCCAATAAGGCAGACACGCTCCCCGGCCTCCACCGTGAAGGACACTCCCCGCACCACTTCGGTGGAACCGAAAGCCACGGTGAGATCACGTACCTCAAGAAGGCTCATCGTGTCTCCCTTCCGCGTGGATCGAGCACGTCGCGCAGGCCGTCCCCCAAGAGATTAAATCCGATAATTGTCAGGACAATCGCGGTGGCCGGAATGAGAATAACCGTCGGGTGGGAATACATGAAGCTCTGGTAGGTGGAGAGCATGCGCCCCCAGGATGGTGTGGGCGGTGGGGTACCTAGCCCCAGGTAGGACAGCCCCGCTTCCGCCAGGGTGGCCGTTCCCATGATTTGGGTGACGCGCACGATCAGCGTGGGCGTGATCGCCGGGAAAATATGACGCGAAAGAATCCACCAGGAACGCGCCCCCGCGGCCACCGCTAGGAGCACGTGATCCGAGGCGGTGGCACGGCGCAATTCGGGTAGGACGGTGCGGGTGACCGCCGGGGCGGAGCCCAGTCCGATAGCAACGGTGGAGGTGAGGGTGGAGCCAGAAAAAGCGGTGACGAGAATGAGGGCAATAATGAGGGTGGGGAACGCGACCCACACGTCGGTGAGCCGCTCCGTCAGGGAACCGAGCCAACGCGGGGCGTAGACAATAATCGAGGCGAGAAGCAGCCCGACCACCAGGGCTACCGCCGCCCCGCCCACGCTGGTGAGCACCGTGACCCGCGAACCGAGCACCATAAGGGAGAAAATATCGCGCCCCAGCTGGTCGGCACCGAACCAATGTGCCCCGTTCGGGCGGGCCCAGGACGCCCGCGCATCCACACTTTCGGGATCGTAAGGCACCCAGATGAAGGACAGCAGGAACGTTGCCAGCACCGCCAGCACCACCACGGTGCCGATGAGGCCGGCCGGATTACGCAGCAGCGCCCGCAACCGGGCCCGCCATGGGGAAGCCGCGGAAAGAGCCCGCAGGGCCGGAGACGGGGTACTCATCGCAACCTCACTCTCGGGTCGAGGAGGCGGGAGGCCACATTGGAGAGCATCATGAGGAGAATAACCGCCCCGGAGAGCACCATGAGGAAGCCCTGGACGGTAACAATATCGCGGGTCGATACGCTGGCAACCAGATGGTGCCCGATGCCGGGAAGCGCGAAGACCTGTTCAACCACCACGGTGCCCATGAGGAGGGCCGCGGCGTCGAGTGCAATAACGGCGAGGAGCGGAAGCCAAGCGTTCCGCAGCGCCTGGGTGAGCAGGGCGCGCCGGCGGCTCATCCCCTGGGCGCGGGCGGTGCGCACATAATCCTGGCCGAGCTGTTCCAGCACGGCGGAGCGTACGTAGCGCACCAGTCCCGCCGTTTGCGGAATCGCCAGGGTAATGGCGGGCAGGATGAGGCTACGGAGCGCCGCACCCGGATCGCCCCATCCCTCGCGCGGGAAACCGGTGGAGGGAAGATGGAGCGGGGTCGCCAGGTACATGACGAGCAGCATCCCCACGATGAACGTGGGGATCGCGATACCCAGTTGGGAAAGCCAGGAAACTAGGCGCCCGGCCAGGGTGGTGGAACGGGCCGCGGCATACACCCCGATAAGAAGGGCAAAAATAACCGCCAAACTCAAGGACATGAGCGCGAGCGGCACGGTGACCTGGAGCTTCGTGACGAGCTCATGGGTCACGGAAAGAGAAGAAAAGGGTGAGGTGCCGAAATCACCGGTGAGGGCGGCACCTAACCAGCTCAGGTACTGGATGATAAGCGGACGATCCCAGCCGTGCTCAGCCCGGATCGTCTCAATTTGCGCATCGGTAGCATCCAGGCCACCCATAATGACAGCCGGGTCACCGGGCAGGGTATGGAGCGCGAAAAAAATCACGAAGGAGGCGAGGAGTAACGCCGCCACCGCCCACCCCAGCGCGGCGAGCACGATGCGGGCGGTGCGCGACGTCGTGGTGCGGAGCACCGTTTCGCGGTCCACGGTGCCGGAGGCGCTATGCACCCCCGGCACCTGCGCGAGCGCGAGTGGTTCAGTCATTAACGCGCAACCTGAATATCAGCGGCGTAGAAACGAGAACCGGTCCGGTTGGTCGGGAACCCGGAGACCCCTTCCCGAGAGAAAATAATGGCCTTGGGGCTGTAGAGCCAATCCGAGGCGGCATCCTCGGAAACAAAAGCGGCCAGCTCACCGAGTTTCTTATCGCGTTCGGCCAGCGAGCTGGCGGTCATCGCTTCCTTATTGAGCTGCTGGGCCTGCGCGCTGTCATAATGCCAGTAGTAGCTGGGGTTGGAATAGTAGGTGAGGGTCCACGGATCCACGTGGAGCACCATCGTCAGATCGTAATTGCCCCCGCGGTAGACCTCATCGAGCCAGCTAGAAAATTCCATCCGGTCAATCGTCACATTAATGCCGATCTCCTTGAGCTGGGCGGCCACATATTCGGAAATAGCCGAATCGTAATTATTGGCCACCCGCAGGTTGAGGGAAAGATTCTCAAAACCGGCCTTTTTGAGCAGCTCACGAGCGGCTTGCGGATCATAAGAATCAATCTCGTTGAGGGAATCGCTCCACCAGGCCATCCCGGGGGACACCATGGAACCGACCCGCACCATCGTCCCGCCGAGCGCGGTAATGAGGCCGTCCTTATCGATACCCTTGCGGATAGCGGTGCGCACATCCTTATTAGCCAGCGCCGGGTTGGAGTGGTTGAAGCCGAGCGTCATCCACGAGGTTTCGGTGCCCTGCGAGGTAATAATCGCCGGGTCAGCCGCGAAACGCTCCACCGTATCGGTGTTCTGGGTGGTGAGAATATCAATTTGCCCCGAGGCAAGCGCATTCGCGGCGGCGGTCTGGTCCGCATAATAGTGGTAGACCACTTCCTTGGTGCCGGCCGGATCGCCCCAGTAATTATCGTTACGCTCCAGGGTAATGGTGGAGCCGGTCTTCCACTCGCCGATGGTGAAAGGCCCGGTACCGTTCGATTCCTTATTCAAATCGACCGTATTATCGGAGGGCACCATCATCGCGGCGTCCGTGGACATACTGTCCAAGAAATTCATATTCGGTTCGGAGAGGGTGACGACGACGGTATGCGGGTCGGAAGCCTGCGCTGATTTAAACGTGCGCATGAGCTTATGATCGGGATTCTTCGCCCCCTCAGCAGCAGAAGCTTCCAGGGTGGCCACCACATCCGCGGCATCAAAATCGGAACCGTCGTGGAATTTCACCCCTTCGCGCAGGTGGAAGGTGTAGTTGAGGCCATCCTCGGAAATATCCCAGGAGGTGGCTAGGGCCGGCAAAATATCACCATTTTCAGCGCGGCGGGTGAGCCCTTCATAAACATTATCGATAACAAGCTGATCAAGGGCCGCGCCGGAAACCGAGGTCGGATCCAGGCCGGTGGGTTCCAAAATAAAACCAACGTGCACCGAGGCATCCGGGTTCGCATTCTGAACCGGGGCCGGGCCGCTGGCGGGGGAGGAAGCCGCATCGGAGGGCGGGTTGGTTGAGCATCCGGACAGCGCGAGTCCGGCAACGAGCAGGGCGACGCCCGCAAAACGCTTCATATCTGTTCCCATCAGGTAGTGAGGTCAAAATATGGCTCGGCGCATCTCAGCTCGGACACGTCGCCATATATGTATCTATCGAGTCAATGTGAACCGTTGGAAAACGTGGAGTTAAAAGGCGAGCTACCTCTCCTTTGCGTCAGTATCGCGGATAGAGCGGGACGCGCGGGTCCCGGGTTTGGCACGCTTGGCGCGCCGGCGAGCCTCAGCGGCTTCGCTTTCCAGATCGTGCACCACGAGGCGAGCGTGGCGCGCGGTCAAGATGGGGTGGATTTTCTTTGCGGCGCGCATGGCGGTGGCGGTTCCCTCCGCCGCGGCCGTCAAAATACGTTCTTTTTCTTCCGCGGTCCATTCGTGGGTGCGCATAAAACGCAGCGAGCGGGCTTCGCGCAGCATGGAAATTCCCCACAGCAGCAGCACCACCAGGAAAATCCCAGCGAAGCCGAGGATTGACAGTCCGTTCATTTAGCTGAGATTCCTATCTTTATCGATACTGGCTTGCACGCCGCGTACGACGGCCGCCCCGAAACCGGCGCGTTCTAATTCCACCACACCGGCCACGGTGGTGCCTCCCGGGGACTGCACCGTATCGGCCAAATCGGCCGGGGAGAGCTCACTTGCGAGCACCAGGCGCGCCGCACCTTCCACCGCCTGCGCGGCGATACGCACCGCCTGCGCGGCCGGGAGCCCATCGGCAACGGCGGCACGTTTGAGGGCATCAATATAGGTAAAAGTGAAAGCCGGGGAGCATCCGGCGAGCGCGGAAAAGACGGAAAAATGTTTTTCTTCCAGGGTGATATGAGCACCCACGGCGGCGAAGACCTCCCGCACCGCGTCCTGCTGGGCGGGGGTGACGGAGCCTGAGAAGCACAGCGCCGTCATGGAGGCACGCACACTGGCGGCCACATTCGGCATGGCGCGCACGAGCGGCTGACCCGGGGCGAGATGGCGGGCGAGGGTGGCAAGCTCGAGGCCCGCCGCGATGGAGACGATAACGGTGCCAGATTCCCGTGCGACGTCGTTAATTTCTTCTAGAACATCCGCAACCGCGTACGGTTTCACGGCGACGACGACGATTCCGTCACCCACGGCCGTGACCAGCTCGGTATTCGAGGTGGCCGGGCGCGCCCCCGTTTCCTCCGCGAAGTCGCGCGCCGCCTGCGCATCTTTCGCAGAAACGACGACGGACGCCGGATCCGCGCCCGCGGCAAGCACCCCGCGCGCCAGGGCCCCGCCCATATGTCCGGTTCCAATAAAGCCGATCACGAGCAATTCCTTTCTACCAGCTAGGCCCGGTGCTCCCGCAGCGGCGCTGAGCGAACACCGGGTATGCTCTCCGCGTTTTATTTTAGGCTGAAGAAAGGTGTTTTATGGCCGGCGTGGCTCTCACCCGGCAGAACGGAGGGTTTGACATGTCACATCGAGTACTCGTAACCGGAGCGTCCAGCGGCATCGGGGCGGCGAGCGTCCGCACCTTGTGCGCGGCCGGATTTGAGGTGATCGCCACCGCACGGCGCGAAGATCGGCTCCGCCAACTCGCCGAACAAACCGGGTGCAGCTACGTGGTGGCGGACCTGATGGAGGAGGGCGACGTCGCACGGCTCGCCGCCACCGTAGCGGAAGCCGGCGGGGTGGACTGCCTGGTCAATAACGCCGGCGGGGCCCGCGGGCAGGACAAAGTGGCGGACGCAAAAATCGAGGACTGGGAGTGGATGTACCGCGTGAACGTGCTCGGTACCCTGCGCCTGACCCGGGCGCTGCTCCCGCATATGCGGGAGAACGGTGGGAGCATCCTCTTTGTGACCTCCACGGCGGCGCAGGAAACCTACGTGGGTGGGGCCGGATACACGGCGGCGAAGCACGCCGAACGCATGATTAAAGACACCCTGCGCCTGGAACTGGTGGGTGAACCGGTACGCCTCATGGAGCTGCGCCCCGGCATGGTGATGACGGAGGAGTTTTCCAAGAATCGCCTCGGATCGGATGCGGCGGCGCAGAATGTTTATGCCGGGGTGGCCGAGCCGCTGCTGGCTGAGGATGTTGCTGAGACGGTGGTCTGGATGCTTTCCCGCCCCGCCCACGTCAATATCGATTCGGTGGTGATCCGCCCCGTGGCCCAAGCGAATTCCTGGACGGTGGCCCGCACCGGCAGCGACGTGGTGGACCTGCCTTCCTCCGGGCTGGATGGGGAGTAAGCGCCCCGTTCTCCACGTGCGCCGGTAACGGGGCACTGGGGCGCTGGCGCCGTGCCCGCGCCGTGTCGGTATCGTGTGGAGACTAGCGGGTTTCAGCGACCTGCCGGGCAAGTTCCGCAATCGCCGCGGCGATCCCGCGGCCGAGCTCATCGAAAGTGGTGGCAGGCCGCGGTGCGCCGTGTACCGAGCCGGGTAGCGGCGTCGGCTGAGGCACCGACAGTGCGTCGGTTTCCCCGCCCACCGTGGCCACTCCGACGGTGCGCAGGGCCGGCACGTGAATGAAGAGGCCGGGAACGGGAAGCTGGGCCACGCGGTAGGCAATGTTATTGCAGAGGTAGCGCCCCGGATCTCGGCTTGTTTCCGCATTGATACCGGCCCCGTTAATAGCGCGGGTAATATCCGCCACCCGCACAGGGCTCGCGGCGATAGCAGGCCCGCCCGCAATCACGGGTTCGCCATCGGGTTGAGCTCCCGCATTATCCGGAATCCGGGCGATATTCTCATTAAAAGCTTGAAGCTCCGGGGTGATAGCGCTACGCCCGCCCGCCTCTCCGATGGCAATGACCGCATCGGGGTGAAAACGCTCCACCGCCTCGGCCAGCACCTGCCCGGCACTCGCGAACACCACCGGCAACATGGCCGTTGTGACCTCCACCTCGCAAGGAAGATCCATATTCGGAAGATAAGGGATGGCTCGCAGCGCCGCCTCCCGGCTCGCATTTTCGGTATCGGAACCAAAAGGCTCAAAATAAGTCACTAAAACACGCACACTTCACCCTACCGCGCCCCTACCTGTGGATAACTACACGCGCCGAACTACGCCTGTGGATGGGCTCTGGACGGATCTTTCCGGGCCTGGCACCATCAGCTCAAGCGTTTGGCAGGGGGAGCCGGCACCCAGAAAACAGGCGGCGCCAGCTCTACGAAAGTAAGGGGCGCCTGCCCAGCGAAAGTAAGGGGCGTCAGCATAAAGAAAGTAACTGGTAGCAGCTTAAAGAAAACGGGAGCGAAGAAGGGGAGGTCACGGTGGATGGTGTTCTTATCACGGAGTCTGCGACGGCGGATCTGCGCGCCGCGCTCGCGGACGTGAGTGCCGCGCTGGCTCCGCTGCGGGTGGATAGCGTGCCGGGAGCGGTGGCGGCGGCACTGGCTGGCACCCCACCACCGGCCAGCGTGAGTGCGGGATGCGCGGCTCTGGATAGGCGCACCGGCGATATCGCGGCCCGAGCCGATGAGCTAGCCGCCTCCCTCGCCCTGGCCTGGCGCATTTACCAGGAGGCAGATACCGCGGCCGGCGCGGATATGTCTGTTCTGGATATTGCCGGCACGGATATTTCTGGTTTGGATATCGCGGGGGTCGGACGATGAAAGATCTCAGGGTGACGTGGGGGCAACTGTGCGGCTGGAACGGGGCCCTGCTAGGAACGGTTCTCGGTGAGGTTGCAGCCGTACGTAGGCGCTGTGAAGAAGCTAGCTGGCAGCTGCGCCAGCTAGCCACGCGCTCCTTGAAGGGTGCCTGGGAAGGCTACGGGGCACGTGCCTTCCTCTCCGATGTACGGGCCCTGGCCGCGCGCGCCGCCGCGCACACCGACCATATTGACCACCTCATCCAGGCCCTCGGGGAGGCCCAGCATAAAATCTCCCGCACCCAAACGGCCGTGAGCGAAGCCCTCTCCCGCGCGAAGGCCGCCGGAATGGAGATCACACCTAGCGGTGAGGTTGTTGATCCGCTGGACGGAGCGGATGCCACCGGGGTCGCTGACTGGGAACGGCGCCAGGTAGCGGTACAGATTAGGGTGGAGGTGGAAGTAGCCCACAAATCGGCCGATAATACCCTCAGCTATCTGGACAAGGTTTTCACGCAGCTGGCTGCCGGGCAGATAGCCCCGGAGGCTCGCACCAACCACTACCATTCGGTGGGGAAGGTGCCGGTTGGGAAAAGTGCGGCCTATGTGCAGGCCTGGTGGGCGTCCCTGGGCGATGCCGAACGCTCCTATGTGCTCGCGCATTACCCGCAGGATGTGGGAAATTTGGACGGAATACCCTACGCGGTGCGGGACCGCGCCAATATTGCCGTTGCCCGCCATGACGAAGAAATGGCCCGCGCCTACTACGATCCGATTCTGGCCGAGCTCTCCGCGGAGATCGCCAGCGCCCAGGCGGATCTTGAGGGGAACCTCGGGAAAACTGATCGAGAGATTCGCACCGCCCAGCTCGGCGCGGCTCAGCTGCGCTATGCCACCATCACCGCCAACCTGGCCGCTTACGCCACGATCCGTACCCAGCGCGGCCTGGATCGCAATTGGCGTGAGCACATCAGTATGTCACCGGCTCGCTCAGCTTCGCCCCGTGATGCGAAGCGGCACTTTTCGCCTCGCGAGGGGCGATCATCCGCGGCGCACTCGCCTGCGGCGCGACTATCCGCGGGGCACGCAGCTCCGGCTCACTCGCCTGCGCCGCGTTCCTCTCCGCTGGCAGGCCCCGCCCAGCCCGCCCCGTCCGGCCAGCCCCGCCAGCTTCTCGTGTA encodes:
- a CDS encoding tyrosine-protein phosphatase — translated: MTSPRLPLGLHNLRSLGGTPVVGGHIRERALLRSSAAFRHDDSLGDFLREQGITGVIDLRDDAERAGTTNWADYGVSVASVPIFNNQLAHLEWSELADLYMHMARNFGGQLAQAVTAAAELSDEGGVLIHCTAGKDRTGVVTGLILSILGASRETILADYLTSATALGESYQEDLAFVMGREYIPGAAAHRAVYVTEEALSAATVRIEAAGGAREYLLGHGIDPAVFELLRAHLVEPDTSR
- a CDS encoding metallophosphoesterase, which gives rise to MSLRILHLSDTHLLAERARHYGKIDTSGLLEAAVAGAGELAPCHAIVVSGDISDDGTPASYIFAAQTLAPLAQRWGAPVIWACGNHDRRAAMREALGLPGAPLDPIFSITDITVGDARWRFVAADSSVPGRGFGYLGEQIHRIEEAVTNADVAPTVGEASTASGAPTAGGAPSPAGAGGHVHGAADAPLRSVLVLHHPPLAAPTVLHGALRLMDAPRLAQGFQSWEVAPDLVLAGHYHLAGRGRAGGVPVVVGPALANEITLGRGPEWESARARSAFSVVQLSEASIQQDITYLDGSVAAPSGGIEPGEEIFAYSPEEVVAIGRRAGRPGWSPSDPLAWDGPGSYLLENTLGTGSKGQ
- a CDS encoding ABC transporter ATP-binding protein translates to MTSTPEKTWDPREAALRMTSRAPLEKDWPVEAGDVLFSCQNVTKSYGSTLALAPTSIEVRAGRSLGIIGESGSGKTTLSRMMLGLLEPSGGSITYRGQEVRYGKLGVTRLRHEVQLVLQDPFASLNPRMTVGRIIEEPLRLLRVPGKHREMVRDALAAVDLNPEWGSRYPHELSGGQRQRVAIARAVACQPKVLIADEPVSALDVSVRATVLELLHDLRARLDLTLIVISHDLGIVQNLCEDTLVLRGGTVVEYAPTAQVLEHPHHPATRELIAAVPLLPEAPRPENAAPRTVPAVPTAPAVSATSAIPATSAIPATPAVPATPSEGDDNL
- a CDS encoding ABC transporter ATP-binding protein codes for the protein MSLLEVRDLTVAFGSTEVVRGVSFTVEAGERVCLIGESGSGKSMTAMTIQGLLPRAAHVTGSIRFEGRELVGASDTEFQKIRGRRIGCIFQEPHTALNPVVRIKHQLVAASRIHTGLKKSATTQRASELARMVELPSPEHIINRFPHELSGGQRQRVVIAMAMSLAPALLIADEPTTALDATVQAHILQLMDDAAREHGTAVLMITHDMAVAYHTSERILVLRRGELVEEGSAEDILLRPVHPYTQGLVAAARATSLQRPALRGGDTQVGDPRSSLVPGGDQS
- a CDS encoding ABC transporter permease produces the protein MSTPSPALRALSAASPWRARLRALLRNPAGLIGTVVVLAVLATFLLSFIWVPYDPESVDARASWARPNGAHWFGADQLGRDIFSLMVLGSRVTVLTSVGGAAVALVVGLLLASIIVYAPRWLGSLTERLTDVWVAFPTLIIALILVTAFSGSTLTSTVAIGLGSAPAVTRTVLPELRRATASDHVLLAVAAGARSWWILSRHIFPAITPTLIVRVTQIMGTATLAEAGLSYLGLGTPPPTPSWGRMLSTYQSFMYSHPTVILIPATAIVLTIIGFNLLGDGLRDVLDPRGRETR
- a CDS encoding ABC transporter permease, coding for MTEPLALAQVPGVHSASGTVDRETVLRTTTSRTARIVLAALGWAVAALLLASFVIFFALHTLPGDPAVIMGGLDATDAQIETIRAEHGWDRPLIIQYLSWLGAALTGDFGTSPFSSLSVTHELVTKLQVTVPLALMSLSLAVIFALLIGVYAAARSTTLAGRLVSWLSQLGIAIPTFIVGMLLVMYLATPLHLPSTGFPREGWGDPGAALRSLILPAITLAIPQTAGLVRYVRSAVLEQLGQDYVRTARAQGMSRRRALLTQALRNAWLPLLAVIALDAAALLMGTVVVEQVFALPGIGHHLVASVSTRDIVTVQGFLMVLSGAVILLMMLSNVASRLLDPRVRLR
- a CDS encoding ABC transporter substrate-binding protein; translation: MKRFAGVALLVAGLALSGCSTNPPSDAASSPASGPAPVQNANPDASVHVGFILEPTGLDPTSVSGAALDQLVIDNVYEGLTRRAENGDILPALATSWDISEDGLNYTFHLREGVKFHDGSDFDAADVVATLEASAAEGAKNPDHKLMRTFKSAQASDPHTVVVTLSEPNMNFLDSMSTDAAMMVPSDNTVDLNKESNGTGPFTIGEWKTGSTITLERNDNYWGDPAGTKEVVYHYYADQTAAANALASGQIDILTTQNTDTVERFAADPAIITSQGTETSWMTLGFNHSNPALANKDVRTAIRKGIDKDGLITALGGTMVRVGSMVSPGMAWWSDSLNEIDSYDPQAARELLKKAGFENLSLNLRVANNYDSAISEYVAAQLKEIGINVTIDRMEFSSWLDEVYRGGNYDLTMVLHVDPWTLTYYSNPSYYWHYDSAQAQQLNKEAMTASSLAERDKKLGELAAFVSEDAASDWLYSPKAIIFSREGVSGFPTNRTGSRFYAADIQVAR
- the proC gene encoding pyrroline-5-carboxylate reductase, with amino-acid sequence MIGFIGTGHMGGALARGVLAAGADPASVVVSAKDAQAARDFAEETGARPATSNTELVTAVGDGIVVVAVKPYAVADVLEEINDVARESGTVIVSIAAGLELATLARHLAPGQPLVRAMPNVAASVRASMTALCFSGSVTPAQQDAVREVFAAVGAHITLEEKHFSVFSALAGCSPAFTFTYIDALKRAAVADGLPAAQAVRIAAQAVEGAARLVLASELSPADLADTVQSPGGTTVAGVVELERAGFGAAVVRGVQASIDKDRNLS
- a CDS encoding SDR family oxidoreductase; translation: MSHRVLVTGASSGIGAASVRTLCAAGFEVIATARREDRLRQLAEQTGCSYVVADLMEEGDVARLAATVAEAGGVDCLVNNAGGARGQDKVADAKIEDWEWMYRVNVLGTLRLTRALLPHMRENGGSILFVTSTAAQETYVGGAGYTAAKHAERMIKDTLRLELVGEPVRLMELRPGMVMTEEFSKNRLGSDAAAQNVYAGVAEPLLAEDVAETVVWMLSRPAHVNIDSVVIRPVAQANSWTVARTGSDVVDLPSSGLDGE
- a CDS encoding pyroglutamyl-peptidase I; translation: MTYFEPFGSDTENASREAALRAIPYLPNMDLPCEVEVTTAMLPVVFASAGQVLAEAVERFHPDAVIAIGEAGGRSAITPELQAFNENIARIPDNAGAQPDGEPVIAGGPAIAASPVRVADITRAINGAGINAETSRDPGRYLCNNIAYRVAQLPVPGLFIHVPALRTVGVATVGGETDALSVPQPTPLPGSVHGAPRPATTFDELGRGIAAAIAELARQVAETR